GCTTCGTTGATGATGCCTGTGCTCATCTTGGAGTTACCTAAGGTTCGGTCGGTAAAAATCACCGGAACTTCCTTGATTTTGAAGCCCAGCTTATAAGTGATGAATTTCATTTCAATCTGGAAGGCATAGCCCACAAATCGAATTTTAGCGAAATTGATTTTTTCGAGTACTTCCCGGCGGTAGCAAACAAAACCGGCAGTAGTGTCTTCAACGGGAATCCCTAAAATGATGCGTACATATCGAGATGCGAAGTAGCTAAGTAAAACTCGGCTCATAGGCCAGTTTACCACATTTACGCCTCTTACATAGCGAGAGCCTACCGACATATGATAGCCTTCTTCTTTGCAAGCTGCATAGAGTTTTTCGAGATCGTGAGGATCATGCGAAAAATCGGCATCCATCTCAAATACAAATTGATAAGGATGCTCCAGAGCCCATTTAAAACCAGCGATATAAGCAGTGCCTAAACCTTGTTTTCCCGCCCTTGGAAGGAGGAAAAGCTTATGCTCATATTCGCCTTGAAGGTGCTTAACAATTTCTTGAGTTCCATCCGGGCTATTATCATCTACAATCAAGACGTGGAAATCAGTGCGCAGACTGAATACCGTGCGGATAATTCGCTCGATGTTTTCCTTCTCGTTATAGGTTGGTATAATGACTAATGCCTCTGACAAGCCGAATGATTTAAGGAGGGCAAAAATAAGTATTAATGTTCTATCAACTGAGCCTTTAACGCATTATTAGGGGCCTTAGTCTTTGTGAAAGAAAAAGCACTCAGGCTCAAAGACTGCTGTAAGAGCGATGGCAAGGAATGTGCCCTAATACTAAGGGAATAGGCATCGCAAGCTTATTTGGATTGATTATCAATTATTCTGTAAAAGGAAGCTACGCGCATGTTGCCGGTACTTTTCAGCTTGACTAATTAATAGTGCATGCCCCGCATCATTAATAATCTCCAATCGTGAATTTTTAAAGAGCTCTAAATATTCATTGGTATAGCCCCATGCCTGATTATCACATTGCCCTCGGAGAATAAGGACCGGTAATTCTAATTCGCGAAGCAGCTGTCGTTGGTCTTCCACCGTATCGAAACTTTGAATCGTCATCAGGTGGCTATAGTAGCCGCTACCTCCTGGAAAGCTTTCTGCTTCGGAACCTTTACAAAATGTGGCTTTACTGAGTTCTTGATTGAGATAGGTGAAAAAAGCATCGACCTCCTCATCTGAAGCCAGTTTCGATTGAAAGCGATGCGCGTATTTTAAAATGAGGCGAGCGCGCCAATTGTAGCATTTGTTGATGGCTTGCCGATTGCTAAACTCGGGTGGGATTAATTGGAGGCTATCCGGAGGAATTTGTTCTGCCAATTCATGACGAATAGGAAGAATGGGGCCGGGGCCATCCAGAATCATGCTTTCCACTCGCTCTGGATAATCTTGTAAAAAGTTAATCGCTAATAAACAGCCCCAGGAATGAGCGGCCAGGATTACTTTTTCGGCTCCTATCTCATCAATAATAGCGTGGAGGTCCGCCTGATGTCTTTGTACACTGTACTCACTAATGTCCTCTAATCGGGCTGAATGCCCCGAACCAATTTGATCGTAGAAATAAAGCGTATGCCCTAGCTCAGTCAAGGGTTTTAGTGCGGTAATAGCTTCATCTTTAATTAAGCCTCCCGGGCCACCATGTAAATAAATGATAGGTGAATTTTGGATTTCACCACTGGCAGGAATTGTGTAATAAGCAATACGGGAACCGGTTTTAAGCTGCCAGAATTGTGTGCCAGTTCGCTCTTGGATGGCTGCTACATCATAGCTGCGGGGCCAGAGAAAAACGGCCATGATAAGCAGGAACGAGACCAGACCCAGGCTAAGGGTAATTCGTTTTAATCGCATTTTCAATAATAGCTGTAACTAAAAACGTAGCGATAAACTATCTCCGTGCCATCGAAAGTAAGGAGCTCGGATTTTTCCAGTTCATGGACAATTTCTTCCTCTCTAAACATATCCTGATGGTAATGTTTTAAACCCTTGAATATCTTGAAGCGTTCGAAGAAATTTTCACTTCGGAAGGGATCCCAAATCAAACCATTAAGCTCATTAATTACCATGCCGGTGCTGTCCACATCATAGGTCTCAATCTTGGCTTCCTCCGCTTCACCCTTTACATATTCGGAATAGATAAAACGCTGAGGCTTGCCTTGATCAGATATCCACTGATACGTACGTTGGGATTGAATTTCATCATTTTGATACCAGGTTTCACTGCGTAGATCCAGAAGCGTATCGTAGAGGTAGATCATTTTAGATTTATACTTGCCATAGCCACGGTACATAATGCTTTTGTACACGATGGAGTCCGGGCGGCTATAAAGTTCCGAGTTCAGAATACCTCGATCCCAGGAAGGGATATACCAATTGCCATCTTCCGTTTTAACTACCTCAGTCTTACTGATGATTTCCCCACTCATCCCAGTGCTTGAAACCTCTATTATTCTGCCCAGCGAATCATAAAGCAGCACCTCTTTTTTATAGTAAGAGCCATCTTCTTTGGGACCATGATATACGGAGTCGATTAATCCACGATCATTAAAAAAGTAAGTGATTAAAATGGCTTCCGAGCGTTGAAAGTCGGGATCTAAGGCCTCGGGCTTGCCCATTTTTTCCTGCCGCAAGGCAATCTTTTGCACCGAAATGGATTTGACTTTCGCGGCTGCCAATACCTGAGGCTGGGGAAGGAAATATTGGGCTTGAATGGCGTTAAAGGCCAGGAGGTAGAGCAAACAAAATAGGAAACGAAGCCGTGACATAAACTCATTGCATAAGTTTTTCAATATAGCGATAAAGACGCTCATGTTAGACCGGTTGAGTACATAGGAGTAATTATTAAAATCTAGAAATTTTAAATAAGGATTTAGTAACTGTTTGAGAGGAGTTGTTTGAAGATGAGGTTTTTAGTAGCTTTTCTATTTTGTTAATTTTCAAAGTTTCTGATTTTTTGAGGACGACTATTATTCTTCTTATTGTCTTCACGGGCTTTTTACTTAGAGCTTGAAACGGTGACATTAGATTAAATCAATAATGTTACTTCAATGAAAACTACCTTTAAGCTGTTCCTAGCAATTGCAGGCCTTGGTGCCATTGTAATTGTTGCTTGTGAGAAGTCTGCAATCTCAATGAATCAAGAGGCCTCAATCGATGAATCACTTTCTAAGGCTCCGGGAGAAGTGCCGAGTCCCCGTGAAAGAACTTTTATTTTCGGGACAAGATCAAAGCCATGCGATTGCGACGGTAATAATGATGGTAATGATGGTTGTGACGGTACTAGAGGTATTTGTATAATAATCCACTTTGGAATTGATGGAGGTAATCGTCCTCTTGGTGAGAATATTGGATTAGGCTCATTCACCTTTACGGATCCGGGAAAGGATATACGACTTTCTATTTTGGAGGATCAGAGTGTTATAAATCCATTGCTAGATACATTGTTTACAGTTCAGTCTGACATGCCCATTCCAGAAGCCATTATTGCTGGAGGTTACACTATTAAGCAAGGGGTTTATCCGATAGATTATTCCAGGAATCCTTTGGGTGAAGTGGTCCTGAAGTCAAAGTGAATTTAAATGAAAGCCTAGGAGCTAATTAATGTTTTTAGGGCTTTCAACTTTTGAAATGCGATTAGTGGTAAAGCTTGTTTTTTTAATGCTAACGGTAGCGGCCTGTGGCTTAATAATAATTGCTCCTGCTCGCAAAGAGAAGTATTTTGAAAATCATCATAGAATTCAAAGTGGTGAGGAGACCTTTTACCAGGAAATTAACCTTGCTGAAATGGAAAACTTTCTTCCTAGACAATCCTATGTAGTTACCTGGGCACCATGGTGTCCGCACAGCATTAGCCTTATTAGACAAATGAACCAGTTGTTAAGGGCGAATGAAAAGGATGATTTTATCTTGCTTTCAACCAGTTATGATTTGGAAGCAATTCAAAGGGTGACAAGAAATCAGGCCAATGTGAAGCCTTTCAGTAAATGGATTGCTGATGGTCGAAGCTTGGGGAACCAAGAAACGGACCGGATGAAAAACATCTCCCTAGGTCTAATTGATTCGGTGGTCACAAGGTCACCCGCTATTTATTTTAGGGATTCTATGGGGGTATATCAATTGGTAACAAGCACTCATTTTCTTAGAAGTTTGAGGGCTTCGGATGAATTCCCTGAATGAATTCATAAGGAGTATCCAGATTCTATTAAAGAGCAGCAATGTCAAATTCGAAGGAGAGAGATATTTGGATAAGTCGGTCCAGACTTAAGGGACATTTTCCTATTTCTATTTTGCGATAATTGTGTGGCTAAATATTAAGGTGAAATGTCTGGAATGCAGTACTTTATTGTTGTGTAGGGTTCATGCGCTGGAATTTAGTTTTGTTCAGTTTTGCTTTACCTTAGAGGATTGAGTATAGCAGACTTCTAACTACTAAAGTTCTTATTGGTGCTCGATCAAATCTTTTTAAACCTTAGCTATAATTATTATGAGAAAGTTTTTCTTGTTTATTGGCTTCAACCTATTTGCTTGTTTATTCTCAAATGCCCAAGAGCACTTGCTTAAAAAACAGAATTCCCCAAATGAGGATGTGATCGTTAATCAATCCGAGCCATTAATTGATAGCTTAACTGGTAAATGGTATTTAGATTCAGTATTTGAAGGAGGGGAAAGGGAGCCTTCAATACCCAAAGTAGCATCGGATAAAGACTGGCTTATTTTAAATCAAGATTTTTCATTCTCCTATTTCCATGCAGGGGAAGAGTATCGTGGTAATTGGACCTCGGAGAAAGATGTCTTAACATTAAGGGATATTGACGGGAAGGTCATTTTTCGTTATAGAGTGTATTTTAAAGGTAATAGCTTAATTGTTGGTTCAAGGATAAGACATAAGTCAAGAGGACCGGGTTCGTACTATGTGTTTTCAAAATAGGATAGTGCCTTACGTTCCATTTATTTTGGCAAGCAAAGGTAGATTCGCTTTGGCCAAACTCTCGGAGTAAAGGCTTAATACCATTTAAAAGAAAGAAGTACTAGTTGGTAAAATGAAACAAGCCTTTCTTTACGAAGTCAGTTTACAACCAAGGTTTCTTTTTCTTAGAAGTTTGAGGGCTTCGGATGAGTTCCCTGAATGAATTCATAAGGAGTATCCAGGTTCTTTAAAAGTGAAGAAATGTCAAATTCGAGGAATAGAGATATTCGAATAAGTCGGTCTAAGCTTAAGGGACATTTTCCTATTTCTATTTTGCGATAGGCGCTAGGGGAAATATTGAGGTGAAAAGCGACATCCGAAAGACTTAGGCCTCTGATAAGTCGCCAG
The Croceimicrobium hydrocarbonivorans genome window above contains:
- a CDS encoding alpha/beta fold hydrolase: MRLKRITLSLGLVSFLLIMAVFLWPRSYDVAAIQERTGTQFWQLKTGSRIAYYTIPASGEIQNSPIIYLHGGPGGLIKDEAITALKPLTELGHTLYFYDQIGSGHSARLEDISEYSVQRHQADLHAIIDEIGAEKVILAAHSWGCLLAINFLQDYPERVESMILDGPGPILPIRHELAEQIPPDSLQLIPPEFSNRQAINKCYNWRARLILKYAHRFQSKLASDEEVDAFFTYLNQELSKATFCKGSEAESFPGGSGYYSHLMTIQSFDTVEDQRQLLRELELPVLILRGQCDNQAWGYTNEYLELFKNSRLEIINDAGHALLISQAEKYRQHARSFLLQNN
- a CDS encoding helix-turn-helix domain-containing protein is translated as MEEQFTKEALARIKAWRLIRGLSLSDVAFHLNISPSAYRKIEIGKCPLSLDRLIRISLFLEFDISSLLKNLDTPYEFIQGTHPKPSNF
- a CDS encoding polyprenol monophosphomannose synthase; translated protein: MSEALVIIPTYNEKENIERIIRTVFSLRTDFHVLIVDDNSPDGTQEIVKHLQGEYEHKLFLLPRAGKQGLGTAYIAGFKWALEHPYQFVFEMDADFSHDPHDLEKLYAACKEEGYHMSVGSRYVRGVNVVNWPMSRVLLSYFASRYVRIILGIPVEDTTAGFVCYRREVLEKINFAKIRFVGYAFQIEMKFITYKLGFKIKEVPVIFTDRTLGNSKMSTGIINEAIFGVLKLKLRSLLRRHQ